A stretch of Lysobacter sp. K5869 DNA encodes these proteins:
- the bchE gene encoding magnesium-protoporphyrin IX monomethyl ester anaerobic oxidative cyclase produces the protein MDESAFRILLLNPPHTAIGSRIPREQLPPLGLLSLGGPLLDAGFQVELLDAEFGPLPVEEIVRRVLEKAPDVLMVGHSGSTSAHPTVALIARLLKRERPQLRIVYGGVFPTYHWQDVLEREPAIDCIVRGEGERTAVTLARALARGEDLAGVPGLAYRRDDGRIVETGQAEMILDLDECRVGWELIDHDRYSYWGGLKAVVVQFSRGCPYLCSYCGQRGFWTRWRHRDPVRFARELARLHREHGVRLINFADELPTGSRKAWKAFLEALIAENVDLTLVGSTRAGDIVRDADLLPLYKRAGVVRFLLGIESYSEATLSKIRKGASVSEDREAIRLLRQHGIISMATYVVGFDEEGDRDYWNSLRHLLSYDPDQIQLLYVTPHRWTPYYDSVAERRVIQTDARKWDYKHQVLATSGLPPWRVLLWVKAIEAIVQLRPRALYRSLLHPDRAVLAGMRWYVRMGRRVWLREVFEFFFAGGRTRRGPTVEAFWGRSLSQHENALAKPQRKRIEIKTLTTS, from the coding sequence ATGGACGAATCCGCATTCCGCATCTTGCTGCTGAATCCGCCGCACACCGCGATCGGCAGCCGAATCCCGCGCGAACAATTGCCGCCGCTGGGCTTGCTCAGTCTCGGCGGGCCGTTGCTCGACGCCGGTTTCCAGGTCGAATTGCTCGACGCCGAATTCGGCCCGCTGCCGGTCGAGGAGATCGTGCGCCGGGTGCTGGAGAAAGCGCCGGACGTGTTGATGGTCGGCCACTCCGGCTCGACCTCGGCGCATCCCACCGTCGCCCTGATCGCGCGGCTGCTCAAGCGCGAACGCCCGCAGTTGCGCATCGTCTACGGCGGCGTGTTCCCGACTTACCACTGGCAAGACGTGCTCGAACGCGAGCCGGCCATCGATTGCATCGTGCGCGGCGAAGGCGAGCGCACCGCGGTGACGCTGGCGCGGGCGCTCGCGCGCGGCGAGGATCTGGCCGGCGTGCCGGGGTTGGCGTATCGCCGCGACGACGGCCGCATCGTCGAGACCGGTCAGGCCGAGATGATCCTCGATCTGGACGAATGCCGCGTCGGTTGGGAGCTGATCGATCACGACCGCTATTCGTATTGGGGCGGGCTCAAGGCGGTCGTGGTGCAGTTCTCGCGCGGCTGCCCTTATTTGTGCAGCTACTGCGGCCAGCGCGGTTTCTGGACCCGCTGGCGCCACCGCGACCCGGTGCGCTTCGCGCGCGAGCTCGCGCGCCTGCACCGCGAGCACGGCGTGCGCCTGATCAACTTCGCCGACGAATTGCCGACCGGTTCGCGCAAGGCCTGGAAAGCCTTCCTGGAAGCGCTGATCGCCGAGAACGTCGATCTGACCTTGGTCGGTTCCACCCGCGCAGGCGACATCGTCCGCGACGCCGACCTTCTGCCGCTGTACAAACGCGCCGGCGTGGTGCGCTTCCTGCTCGGGATCGAAAGCTATTCCGAGGCGACGCTGAGCAAGATCCGCAAGGGCGCCAGCGTCAGCGAAGACCGCGAGGCGATCCGCCTGTTGCGCCAGCACGGCATCATTTCGATGGCGACCTACGTGGTCGGCTTCGATGAGGAAGGCGACCGCGATTACTGGAATTCGCTGCGCCACTTGCTCAGCTACGACCCGGACCAGATCCAGTTGCTCTACGTCACCCCGCACCGCTGGACGCCGTACTACGACAGCGTCGCCGAGCGCCGGGTGATCCAAACCGACGCGCGTAAATGGGACTACAAGCATCAGGTGCTGGCGACGAGCGGCCTGCCGCCGTGGCGGGTGCTGTTGTGGGTCAAGGCGATCGAAGCGATCGTGCAGCTGCGGCCGCGCGCGCTATACCGCAGCCTGCTGCATCCCGACCGCGCGGTGCTCGCGGGCATGCGCTGGTACGTGCGCATGGGCCGGCGGGTGTGGCTGCGCGAGGTGTTCGAGTTTTTCTTCGCGGGTGGGCGCACGCGGCGCGGGCCGACGGTCGAGGCGTTCTGGGGGCGTTCGCTGTCGCAGCACGAGAACGCGTTGGCCAAGCCGCAACGCAAGCGCATCGAAATCAAGACGCTGACGACCTCGTGA
- a CDS encoding NADP-dependent oxidoreductase — protein sequence MPQTAAVNRRFVLAAHPQGLPTPQDVRLETAPVPEPADGQVLLRTLYLSLDPYMRNLMDEVGPVYAKAVPLGETMVGGTVNRVVASKHPNFKAGDLVLGNAGWQDYALSDGSDLIALGDMAEPSHALGGLGMPGFTAHVGLLDIGQPKPGDTVVVAAATGAVGAAVGQIAKLKGARVVGIVGGEDKRRYALDELGFDVCLDRRDPDFVQQLAHACPDGIDVYFENVGGDVFDAVLPLLNIGARVPVCGIIAHYNEKDAPAGPDRVPQLMAAILQKRIRVQGFIILDHYGERFDAFRRDMGEWVDSGRVKLREDRVDGLENAPHAFIGLLQGRNFGKLVVRVGED from the coding sequence ATGCCGCAGACCGCCGCCGTCAACCGCCGCTTCGTCCTCGCCGCCCACCCGCAGGGGCTGCCGACGCCGCAGGACGTCCGCCTGGAAACCGCGCCCGTGCCCGAGCCCGCCGATGGGCAGGTGCTGCTGCGCACGCTGTACCTCTCGCTCGACCCGTACATGCGCAACCTGATGGACGAAGTCGGCCCGGTCTACGCCAAGGCGGTGCCGCTGGGCGAAACCATGGTCGGCGGCACGGTCAACCGCGTGGTCGCGTCCAAACACCCGAACTTCAAGGCCGGCGACCTCGTGCTCGGCAACGCCGGCTGGCAGGACTACGCGCTGTCCGACGGCAGCGACCTGATCGCGCTCGGCGACATGGCCGAACCCTCGCACGCGCTCGGCGGCCTGGGCATGCCCGGCTTCACCGCGCACGTCGGCTTGCTCGACATCGGCCAGCCCAAGCCGGGCGACACCGTGGTGGTCGCCGCGGCCACCGGCGCGGTCGGCGCCGCGGTCGGCCAGATCGCCAAGCTCAAGGGCGCGCGCGTGGTCGGCATCGTCGGCGGCGAAGACAAGCGCCGTTACGCGCTCGACGAACTCGGCTTCGACGTGTGCCTGGACCGCCGCGATCCCGATTTCGTGCAACAACTCGCGCACGCCTGCCCCGACGGCATCGACGTGTACTTCGAGAACGTCGGCGGCGACGTGTTCGACGCGGTGCTGCCGCTGCTCAACATCGGCGCGCGCGTGCCGGTGTGCGGCATCATCGCCCACTACAACGAAAAGGACGCGCCGGCCGGCCCGGACCGCGTGCCGCAACTGATGGCGGCGATCCTGCAAAAGCGCATCCGCGTGCAGGGCTTCATCATCCTCGACCACTACGGCGAGCGTTTCGACGCGTTCCGCCGCGATATGGGCGAGTGGGTCGACAGCGGCCGGGTGAAGCTGCGCGAGGACCGCGTCGACGGCTTGGAGAACGCGCCGCACGCCTTCATCGGCCTGCTGCAGGGCCGCAACTTCGGCAAGCTGGTGGTGCGCGTCGGCGAGGATTGA
- a CDS encoding TetR/AcrR family transcriptional regulator encodes MNTAPATHDVRKHILDIAYPLMLRKGFTGVGLAEVLSAARVPKGSFYHYFGSKEAFGEAVLEAYFADYLIHVDALMAQPGNGKQRLIAYFDDWREAQTGSDPEGRCLVVKLGAEVCDLSEPMRAALERGTGAVIARIAQCIERGRGDGSLAAAPDPQTAAQTLYQSWVGASLLAKIQRGSAPMDHAMTVTRRLLGLPAHD; translated from the coding sequence ATGAACACCGCCCCCGCCACCCACGACGTGCGCAAGCACATCCTCGACATCGCCTACCCGCTGATGCTGCGCAAGGGCTTCACCGGGGTTGGTCTGGCCGAAGTGCTGAGCGCGGCGCGGGTGCCGAAGGGCTCGTTCTATCACTACTTCGGCTCCAAGGAGGCCTTCGGCGAAGCCGTGCTGGAGGCCTATTTCGCCGATTATCTGATCCACGTCGACGCGCTGATGGCCCAGCCCGGCAACGGCAAGCAGCGCTTGATCGCCTACTTCGACGACTGGCGCGAAGCGCAGACCGGCTCCGACCCGGAAGGCCGCTGCCTCGTGGTCAAGCTCGGCGCCGAGGTCTGCGATCTGTCCGAACCCATGCGCGCGGCGCTGGAGCGCGGCACCGGCGCGGTGATCGCGCGGATCGCCCAGTGCATCGAGCGCGGCCGCGGCGACGGCTCGCTGGCCGCCGCGCCCGACCCGCAGACGGCGGCGCAAACCCTCTACCAAAGCTGGGTCGGCGCCAGCCTGCTGGCCAAGATCCAGCGCGGCAGCGCGCCGATGGATCACGCGATGACGGTGACCCGCCGGCTGCTGGGACTGCCCGCGCACGACTGA